ctttgatgggataggtgatgcttgtgaccagattggagaaggtagtggtggtggtgggagtaTGTATGAGACAGGGTTGGGTGATTTGGTAGAAGAGACGAAACAGCAAGgtatcggtctcttcggattagggaaggaagtcggccatgccctttcaaaggaacaatcacagcatttgcttgaagcgatttacggaaatcatggaaaatctaaatcaggatgacgaGACACAGTTTCAAACTATGAGAcaggcatctaggtctattacaaggatgAGGCAATGGGTCGGGAACAGGGGttttgtagggatggatgaggatactgTGCAGGTTTGGTGGGCAGCTGAGTACCACTGTGTGAGGGATGGAGAGGATAGTGGGGAGGGCattcctcatttcaaggcatgatgtgACATAGTCGAAACCTTGGCAGAAAATGTGATTCCGTTGCTCCTGTCCTGGGTGGTACTGCATCACATGGAGGAATGCTCCTATGTGGCCGGATGGTGGGTCTTTGGGAGGTGGTGGCGACTGGAGGTATAAGGCATGGGAGATGTGTTTCTGTACACGGTTGGGAGTGCAAATTTCAaaaggaaatattaattaataaatactCTATATATACACTGCCAGGAAAAAAAACTGGTatgcccttttagaggtttccaattcacttaacatttattgttgcaacagtgcatgtggcgTACCTGAAAttgttacatttacagatcaatagcacaagcagttctgaggtaacaTTTCTCGAACTATGCTAAAACAACCATATTGGTACGtctccatgggcggcaatgcaggtgctgactctggcatccagtcgatcatgCAGATGGTGAATACAGCCCTAGGACAGATCTCCTGTACCTTATCTCCCCAGTCATtctccacctcccaaagtcccaccatccagccacagagaagcattccccttgtgactcggTACCACTGAGGaccggagcaactgaatcacattctccgccaaggtttcgactacctctcattgtgccctgatatGAGGAATGTCGTACCCACTATCctcctttccacccctcccacagtggtattccactgcccaccaaacctatacaatatcctcatccatccctacaaaatCCCAACTTACAACATCTtgcctcatatccctgtaatagacctagatgcaagacttgttccatgcatcctcccaccacaacccactccagtctggtcacaaccaccacctatcccatcaaaggcagggccacctgtgaaatcagtcatgtgatctacaagctaagcttcaaccactgtgcagcattctacacaggcatgacaaccaacaagctgactGTCTGCaagaacggccaccgacaaactgtggttaAGAAACCGGTGGACCACTTTGTTGCTAAGTACACTGCCCAACACGATGTTCTTCattccaatgactgcttcacagcctgtgccatctgcatCTTCCCCACCAACACCAAATCTCCTGAAAAGTGCAGGTGGGAAGTCTCCCTGCAACATATCGtaagttcctgtaaccctcctggcctcaaccttcattagtcaatgTCGTTTCACGACCAGCTGCTTCGCTGGTCCCATTCCAGCCctacacagtcctctattccaccaatccacccacagtctttttatttctctccttttccactaccatcCTCCCACCACCCGCCCTCCGTTTaatctcctgactgcacctagttgccctatcctctctccacctcattcctGTACACTCCCACACGCAGCACTTCACTGTGCCCCAccactaccctgctatcccttccactCTCTGCTCCAGCCTCCTCAACCTCCACCACCtagttgcttctcccatcatacGCTGCTGCTCAAAGTCTGGCCCTAAAActatggccgtgtgtgtgtgttttgtgtattttcaACGAAGGCctttctgacaatctttttgttgtgcctatctgtgactcagcgtctCCACCATAGACtgagtagcaactatacttttcataataatgttatgTAAAAGTTAAATATTGGACACCCTCACCCTTGCATTTTTTCAATAAGGGCAGAAGTAAACTAGGCTTCACTATTAGTCAACTTTTTATTGCATCCtgattttctgatttcattttctaTGGCCTTGTCAACTCACAATCACAATGTCACCTCCCCACCTAACCTAGACTTCGGGCTGCACAACAGATcactctgtcaccacaaccaagatttcatgGTGGCTCCAATGCCACACTTTAATCCAACAATACTATCAgtatcacattacaagactgcacaatatgctgactgctgttcagaaGGAAACCTACACAGTGTTAGGCAAATTGTTGTTTTTCAGTCCTTACAAAGGTGGGGGAAAAGTGCTAGCAATAAATTGCATAATTAAATATGTTGGACATTACATTCCAGTTTCATCAAAAATGCAACCaaataaattcacattttcagaATGAGTGAATGAAGATGATTTGAAATAATGTGATTGAACAGTACCCATGCATACTGATTTGCAGCCATCATAACTACACACACTTtaaaagaaaatgagaaatatATTTGTCAGTTAGAGAGGAAGTCATTGTCAGTTTATTCTTTTGTGTACTGCATATCTTCTTACATCTTGCTAAAGAATATTTTGATCTTCTAAGCATCGAACTGACGTCAATCACAGGAAATTGTGTTACTCTGCTGTAAAATATGATATAATCATAGTCACAACCATGGAATTATTGACTTCACCTGTGTGACAGAACTGTAATTTCAACTAGTGTATGATAATGCACCATCTGACAAGTGGAAAATTCACAACACCAACACCTCAAGTTTTGCAAGAAGCCACTGCATATTAGTGGTAAGTCTTCCAAGCTATTCCACAGTATCTTTAATTAGTACTTTACTTTGATTCCATTTGTTTTCAAAGTTCAGGGTTTAGAGCTCGCATAATATATCTCAAGTCAGATTAGAAACTGGGAAATATAAACTCTTTACAAACTGTATATTATATTAAGATACTGCCTAATTATTACTGTTACattatttctcattcacaaatgctGATACCCTTCATTTTTGCAATGCACAACCATTCAGCTGCATAAAGGCATTTTCTCTAGCCTATATCAATTTCTGGTTGAAATGCATTATTACTCGTTGTCAGTTTAAGTTAAAAACACAAATGAGGAACTCTGATTGGACCTTTAATCACTTTGCAATCGGATCACATAGCCTACCATTCTATTGTTCAAGAATACCTACAACATATATCTACATTGCAGAACAAAGAAGATAAGAGTAGTTTATTCAAAATTCTTGTGTATAATATTTCAAATAAATGAAAAGACATAACAATTAATACAATTTATGACACAAGAATTTGGCCTCATGATTTACTTCGGACCACTGTGTAACACCTTTACACAGAAACTGAAACCCAAAGGACAATTAGTTTTATCAGTCATGTTACAAAGGCTGAAACACAAGTCATACCAAGgagaactgaaaataaatgtgAGGAAAAGGCTGGGGGGAGACCAGTTTGGATGCAGAAAGgataaaggaacaagagatgccagAGACTATCAGGGTGTGATAGAAGAATGAATAATAGAATGAACAAGGCGTGTGTTTGTTTTATCAACTGGAAAAAggcacttgacacagtcaggtgGAGTATACTGTTGTGCATCTAAAAATGTTGGTGCAGAGGGGAAAGTCAGAAGATTAATAAAAGAGATGTACACAAATCAAAAAGTAACAGAGTATGAGGAGGTGAAAGAGATAtgcattgaaaagggtgtaagacaaggataatCACTTGCATCACAGCTGTTCAACACACGTCAAGAACTGATAGGTAAGGACTCAAGAGGCACTGTAAATGGAGGAGAAACGTTAAAAGACTATAAAACATGCAGACCAAGTAATGTTGGCAGAGCTACAGCAGATAACGGAAGAGTACTGCAAAAAGGATGTGAGTACTGTGAAATGAAGATAAGTATACAAATGACAGAAGTGATGAGATTAAGCAAAAATGAAACTCCAGCCAACATTTTCTTACACAGAAAAAAAGACACACCAAATAAATGCCTTTCTAAAACTGGTAAGTCTAATAATGCAGAAAGGAATCTGTACAAAAGAAATGAGCAGGATAAGCTGTACAGAAGACTTAAGGAGGGGAATATCTACGAGCAAGAGAGCATTAGGAAAAGTGAAGCAGTTACTTACATCTAGAATTCCAGTACAGATAAGGAAAAGATATGCTAAATTTGTCTGGAGTAATTGCTATACAGCAATGAATCATGGACTGTTACATAGACAGAtatttagaaagttttgaaatgtggtttaAAGTGAAATAGACTGAAAGACTTAATAAAAAAACTAATGAAGCAAATACGGGAGAGGGAAGATTAGTGGATGTGATTAGGAGAAAATCTCATTTGAGAATTGTCAGCAACAATAGTGAGAAAAAGGAAAAGAGTCAGGGGGAGATGAAGGACACAATTGGAAAGATGGATGACAAACAAACAGATGAAGGAAGGTGCTCATATCAGGACAAGATTGAGTGTCTCCAGTTGAAATACGTCATGAGACAGATAACACTAAAGAAGTGTTGACTGAGACTTATAAAACCAATCAAACAACTCATCTCTCTCTATAGCACACTTTTAGAACTTAGTAATTTGAAGTTATTCTACATCGACCAAGATATTAAACAGGCCAATTCCCATAGTAGTTGTAATTGCACAGATAATAATTAACACTTAATCTAATACAAATACTCTTTATTTATCCTGATCTTTGTGTTTTACAGCATGAATAAAGTAATTAATGCCTTGACTTGGACAAGAATACCACGAATTATTTAAGATGTTGTATAAAGCACCTTGTGTACTTTTCACAACACATCCATTGTCTTCTAAACTCCTTTCAAGTTCTGTTGGTGTAATAAATTTCTCCCATTCATGTGTTCCTTTGGGCAAAATTCCAAAAACATATTCCGCTGCCCAGATTCCAAATACTCGTGACACAAGAGTACGATTTACCGTCGTGATGAAAATGGATCCACCAGGCTTGAGCGCTTTACAACAATGTGATACAAAAGCCTTATAATCAGTTGCGTGTTCTGCCACCTCAGAAGCGATAACAGCATCGTAATACTCGGGCTCTTTCTCTGCGATTTCTTCGATAGTAGAGCACACGTATGTAAGAGTCTTAAGGCTTTCGTCTAATTCTAAATGGGATTGCGCTGCAGCTATAATATCACTGCAAGGATCGACAGCTGTCGTCATCGCACCCATTCGTGCTATTTGTTCAGACAAAATACCAGCACCGCAGCCTACGTCTAGTATCTTCAGATCTTTTAATATTAGGCTGCTTTCAATTTCCAAACTGCGGTTAACTGTCGTCAAACCGTTCACAATAAATGGCACTCTTATTGAATTGAATGAATGGAGAGGTTTCAAAGGACCATTTGCATCCCACCATTGGTTTGccagttctttaaatttcctcattTCATTATCACTAACTGTTGAAGGATTTGTACACATGTATACACGAGGTAAATAAATACCTCTAGCCAAACACACGCTCCTTTTAAACATATTGTCGAGCCTTTCGAGAAAATACAATCCTTATCGACTTCCAACACTCGACTGTCGTTCACGAATGACAACATTAACTACCATGCACATATCGTCTACGTTTCGGGTGTCCTACGGCATAATCGGTAAATACAACTATTTATGTAACAGAAATGCGAGACGGTAGATGTCAAAGAGGCACTTTGGATGAGCTTCGAAAGAAACTCCTAAAGATatatacaatgttatttatttAAGTAGTTTGAAAAATCTTTGGTTTCAAAGGCCTTCGATTGAAAGCTGCAGGATGCACGTTATTGATGTATTGAATAGTGGGAGACACAGATAAAGTTTCTGAGTAGTTCGTAATAGTGACAGTCGTGCTAGGATATTTCCACCGTATGCTTCATTCCCCTCACTCCAAAAGATTCAAGAAAATTGACCATGACAGCTGCATTCTCCCTCGTTTCGATAATGAAGTATGAGAATCATGTAACGATATTCCTGGTAATGTTACTCTATCTTGTTACGTGGTAGACCTGTCGAGCTGAAGACCATTCAAAACGGTTTTTGACACCGCAATATCTGAATTACCTGCAAATCAAGATGTCTATGCTGGTTCTAAACAACTATGCTCACTAAAGGTGGGTTTACACACTAAACAAAAGTATCGACATAGCTAGCTGCTTACTGCAGTTGCATGTTtgaactcccagtttttagtggcgcaaTTTAAGAGGCGCAGCTTTCGTCATGCCACAAAAAGTTCAACTTATTTGGCTGTACTTCGTTGCGTACTTTACTTCCACATCTGTTCCCTGGTGGCAGTATTTCGAAATACGAGCTTTCTGCCGTAGTTATCGTGGAGTTAACTGCTGCTACACTCTATTTtagtgtgttttcattttattactgaaaaaatgaaaacaatggTCGGCAAGTACACTTTCGCAGCAAGAGTTCTTGGATGAATGAACAAATAAGCTTTATATATGTCATCAAAAAAAGTGAATTGTATGAACTTCGTGATTTGTGAGACTTAGCATTGTATAAATTCTGGATTATATGCAGGAAATAGTTCCTGAGTGTAATGTGGTTGCTGTCAAACTAAAAACTGGTTATTCAAAATGTCTACATGGACGAATATAATAAGTTTCTAAAATCTCGGGAGAATGGTGTGTCTGTAGATGATATTTATATGCTAGCTATATGTCAGTTTGCCATTCCAGACAgcttttcgtctctgagtgttatttcttttacaaatatgtttgtggcacctgatTTACACATGTGAGAAATATATTTTCGGATTCGACTTTTGGGTTTCGcattccttgtatttaactcttgtcacagctctaatgCAATAATCTGCACTATAACAATCATATTCATCCATATGATGCCAACTGACGACATATTGACAGCTGTGCAACTGCGAATAATTTGTGGGGTCCTGTGTGAACGATAGCTCACGATGCCATTATAGAAAGCCACAAGCTGTGGCACCACATTAGCTACTGTGTGAACCTAGCTTAATACAAGAATATTGGTTTTTATCCCCCTTCAGGTATTGCTATGTCATTTTCCATCGCAAGGACACTAGATATCACACACATGCACCATGGGTGCACATAGCATATGTCGATTTGTTGATAATGCTGAAGAGAGAAAACTTCATCTCATTTTTGCATATTGTACATCGACATGTGTATGAACAAACTGATAAAGAATAGTCCTACTGTAGGCCTCTGTAACACTCACTCATTCGTTTTCATCTTCAATATGGAGTCTGGGATATGGAGTGTCAAGTTATATGTGAGGCCATATGGAACTGAAAACAGtaattaaaagtaaatattttttcacatgTTTTAATAAATATCTTTGCAAGATTTTATAGTACTCCTGTGTATGTTACCTAGGCTACATTTTGTTTTATGAACAGAATCAGTTTATATTCGTGTGGAATCTAAATGTGTTGCAAAGAAACGGAACTTCAATTGTTAACTTTTACATGAGAAGATTATTGCATGCAAAGGCATAATCCTCTCAAGTAGGGGAAGTTGGGGTTAACTGGATCTCGGGGTCAACTGGGACATCAAATTGATAAACAATTAAAGAGTGAAAATAACTTTTTTCGTACCATAAATCCGTTTCCTTAGGTTGGCTGTAGTGTTTGGGTTAATATGGTTACTGTATGTTTCCAACATTTGAAAATACTGTAAAGAAAGTGAAATCCACTCGAAAGAGAAATTTTTCTCAGATAGAAATTTTCCTCAAGTTTTATTTACTAACAGTACACAATTATATTTCATTGTTGTTCATTGTTTTAAGAAACTCCATGAAATATTAATTGTGTGTGGAGCCATTTTCCCACCATTTTGGATATTATTGATAAAGTGAAGGTGGGGTTAGCTGGATAAGTAAAGTTTGGGATTAAGTGGACACATCCAACTAACTCCACAAAATTTAGGATGAAAGGAAACATATTGATACGAACATGAAATGAATGGTACAATTCTAAACTCTGCAATTGTTCGAgatgaaaacctttttttttatttttttatttttttaacaatttcacTGCCTTTCTTTCAGAAGATGCCTAGAAGTCATATGTGTACAACACAAAATTGGTCGTATTCTGCAGAAGACTTACTGCAGAAAATGCTGTGAAGTCAATAACAAATGGAGGGATGTCAGACCGTCAAGCTGCAGTGCACATTGGAGTTGtctgtagtacattgaaatgctgtgcCAGGAAATTCAGATTGCAGAAGACATCACAACATTGAACTTTCAtccaaaaattaacatttacaagTTTTTACAAGGGATGAAGAGCTTCAGGTTGTAGATTATATTAAAACATGTTCTAACAATATGGCTTAACAAAATCTTCAGCAAAGCAACTTGCTTAAGCGTTTGCATTGGCAAACAAAAAGAAAATCCAGCCAGATTTGGAGAAAATGAAAATGGGAGAAGAAGACTGGCTGTTTTGATTTTCATAAACGTCATAATCCAACCTTACTAAAGCCAGAACAAACGGCCATGATATGGTActtgagtttaaaaaaaaattaatatgactGTGTTCTTTGATAATATATGAGATGTAAAGCCAAACTTTAAAATTAGTCCACAAGATATTTACACTCTCGATGAGATGGGCAATACTGCAGTTCACAGGTCTTATAAAATACTGACCAAAATCGGAAAGAAACAAGTAGGATAAATGACGACTGCTGAATGAGGTGTTTTGATGACTATAATAGCAATTGCAACAGCTATAGGAAAAGTAGTGCCACCTTTCTCTATTTTCCCCAGGAATGTTGATGTCACTAAGCTCAGTGTCACTGATTTTGTTATTTCCATGATTTTTTcattaacataaacataattttgtgtttagcattactACTAATTTTGTTTCAATCAATTTTTCTATTTAATGTCCTGTAATTAATTGATGTAACTGAGAGGTCCAGTTAACCCTGACATATGGTCCAGATAACCAACCCAGTGGGGTTCGTCTTCTTTTCAGAGATCACAGATCCTGTAGaccatatactgcattaatgatctgcttccatcttcttctatctcttgctgTCTTTCTCCACTCTGCAGTGATTCCTAATGCTGTGATATCCTTCTTTATGTCTTCTTTCCACCATGTGTGATGTCAGCTCAATGGCCTTATTGCTTGGAGAGTGCACTCAAATGCCTTCTTAGAAATTCTGCCCAGCCCATTGCATTCTCCTACTTGCATCATTAACTGGTAAGTTTCAGTGTTCTTTCGAACTCTCCAGATGTCATTATGCAACACAGATCCCCAGGTTTTTCTCatcacttttctttcgaaaacattcagtttttctatttctttcttggTAAGCATCCAGCTTTCTGAATCATACAGTACTACACAGGAAAGGATGGTGTTATATGTCTTCATCTTTGTGTTGAtcgacaaagctttacttttgagtgggctgCTTAGACCATACAAATCTCTTCATCCTGAGGCTATTCTCTCGTTTATATCATGTGTTGTGATATTTTTAACTGCTAAAGAGCGATCCAAAGTATTTAATTAGCGAAATTTTCTGAATCTAGAATTGTGGCCAATTTCAAAGTGTTTATGACTCGACCtgtttccatatattcggttttctcttgatTTGTCAAAAATCCTATTTTGCTGGCAATGTGCCcgagagatctgtacatgttctTCAGCTCTTCTTCTGTTTCACCGAGTAAGACTACATCATGTGTGCATGCCAGGAGCTTTACTTCACTGTATTCGAATCATAGACCGTTGTGTAGCTATAAATTACTCTCTACAACATTTTCTCcaatgcaaggttgaagagaacACATGAAAGAGCATATCCTTGTTGTAAGCCTGCTTTGATTAGGAAGTTGGGTGATATGGATCCTTTGATTTCACTTCTGCCTGTGAGTCATATATGCACAATTGTatcatcctaatgacttcactgggTATCCTAAATTCTCTTACTACATTGTAGAAGCTACTTCTGTGGACACTGTATTAGGCTCGCTGGAAATCAGTGAACAGATTgtgaatgtttttgttaaattcccagtatttctcaaataTTTGCCGTAAGTAAACGCATTGTCACTTGTGGAATGATTTGGATGAAATCCAGGCTGGTACTCTTCAATAATGTTTTCTGTGTAAGGTTTAATTTTGGCGAAAATGATCATTGACAAAACTTTGTATGctatgttcagcaaactgatacCTCTATAACTTCCACATtccattttgtttcctttcttgtgtatggagcaaactattgcagttttccagtcttcaggcagtgtttcagttttccagattgtGATAAGAAAATAAATTCCTTTTTGTAGTTTGTTTCCACCCTCTGCTAACATCTCTGCTGACATCAGGGCCTTGCCTGCAGCCTTGTTGCTTTTCAGCTTTTGAATGGTATATACCACTTCCTGTTCTgcaatgctgtattcgtcagtattactgctgttactctcgatcatTGCACAGTTGAATGTTGTGTGAGGGTCAGCGcagtttaacatttctgagaaatattCTTTCCATCTTGCTAGAATATCTTCCAATTGTGGTACCatgttttaattgtttgttttatgaataggttttcactttCATAACATCTCTCACTGCTCTTTGCGTACTGCTCTTTGTATACTGAAATAGTTCTTTGAGTCTCTGTTCCTGCTCTCCACTTCTGTAGCCTCCAAGACTCGAgttaaatatttccttttctctgtttgTAGAACTCTTGCTGTCTTTTTTCTCACTGTGTTGAAGGTCTCTCTCCtttcctcactttccatattatgcAGCTGACTCCTTCCCTCTTTTCCACTGCTCTCTGACAGTTTTTGTTGGACCATttccgtttcttcagtttcaaattCTTGCCCAATGTTTTCTGTGCTGCATCTGTTACTACTGTCTTTATTCTTTTCCAAGCCTTCCCAACACTATTTTCCTCCCCTACATCTTACAATGTTGTAAACCGATTCTTTATTTCAATCACATATGTTTCTTcaaaagacaattccttcagttGCTCTACATTGAGCTTAAGTTTTGGTATGTATTTTGATTGTTGATTGCAAATCATCCTGATTTACAACTTTCCTACTACTAGGAGGTGATCTGAGACACCATTTGCTCCTCTGTACATTCTGACAGACATCTCTTATGAATGTACCGCATCTTTAGTCTGCCATAATATGGTCAACCTGATTTAGTTTTGCCATCTGGAGAGTCCCATGTATCTTTGCGAATATCTTTGTAAGGGAACATCGTGGAACAAATTCTCATATTCTTTAAGAATGCAAAGTTGATAATTTTTAATCCATTTTCGTTGGTTGTGGTGGAGTGCTTGTTATGTTTTCCTATTATGGGGGTGAACATATCCTCTTTACCTATTTTTCAGTTAAAATCTCCAAGGAAAATGGTCATATTTCTTGATGGAATAGTTTCGTCTATCCTGTCTAGGTCTTTATAGTATTCATCTTTCTCATCCTCAACTGAATCCTCAGTCAGTGCATGAACTTTTATGAATGTTATATCATACAACTGGTGTTTGTTTGTCATGTAAGACATTATTTTGTTAATAGGATGGAATTCTTTAACCATACTA
This genomic stretch from Schistocerca cancellata isolate TAMUIC-IGC-003103 chromosome 2, iqSchCanc2.1, whole genome shotgun sequence harbors:
- the LOC126145089 gene encoding ubiquinone biosynthesis O-methyltransferase, mitochondrial — translated: MFKRSVCLARGIYLPRVYMCTNPSTVSDNEMRKFKELANQWWDANGPLKPLHSFNSIRVPFIVNGLTTVNRSLEIESSLILKDLKILDVGCGAGILSEQIARMGAMTTAVDPCSDIIAAAQSHLELDESLKTLTYVCSTIEEIAEKEPEYYDAVIASEVAEHATDYKAFVSHCCKALKPGGSIFITTVNRTLVSRVFGIWAAEYVFGILPKGTHEWEKFITPTELERSLEDNGCVVKSTQGALYNILNNSWYSCPSQGINYFIHAVKHKDQDK